Proteins encoded within one genomic window of Bos indicus isolate NIAB-ARS_2022 breed Sahiwal x Tharparkar chromosome 23, NIAB-ARS_B.indTharparkar_mat_pri_1.0, whole genome shotgun sequence:
- the NQO2 gene encoding ribosyldihydronicotinamide dehydrogenase [quinone] isoform X1 produces the protein MAGKKVLIVYAHQEPRSLNGSLKDVAVAELSQQGCSVIVSDLYAMNFEPRATGKDITGTLSNPGFFNYGVEAHKAYKKQSLSSDIIEEQKKLQEADLVIFQFPLYWFSVPAVLKGWMDRVLCQGFAFDFPGSYDDGFLKGKLAILSLTTGGTASMFSKTGVNGDFRYFLWPLQHGTLHFCGFKVLAPQISFGPEMASEEERKRMVASWAQRLKTLWEEEPIQCSPPWYFGQ, from the exons ATGGCAG GTAAGAAAGTGCTCATCGTCTACGCACACCAAGAGCCCAGGTCTTTGAACGGGTCCCTGAAGGACGTGGCGGTGGCTGAACTGAGCCAGCAGGGCTGCAGCGTCATCGTTTCGGACCTCTATGCCATGAACTTTGAGCCCAGGGCCACAGGGAAGGATATCACTG GCACCCTCTCCAACCCTGGCTTCTTCAACTATGGCGTGGAGGCCCACAAGGCCTACAAGAAGCAGTCTCTGAGCAGTGACATCATTGAGGAGCAGAAGAAGCTTCAGGAGGCCGACCTGGTGATATTCCAG TTCCCGCTGTACTGGTTCAGCGTGCCCGCCGTGCTGAAGGGCTGGATGGACAGGGTGCTCTGTCAGGGCTTTGCCTTCGACTTCCCCGGCTCCTACGATGACGGCTTCCTCAAG GGTAAGCTGGCCATCCTGTCCTTAACCACAGGCGGCACGGCCAGCATGTTCTCCAAGACTGGGGTGAACGGAGACTTCCGGTACTTCCTGTGGCCCCTCCAG CACGGCACACTGCACTTCTGCGGATTTAAAGTCCTTGCCCCTCAGATCAGTTTTGGTCCTGAAATGGCGTccgaagaagaaagaaagaggatggTGGCCTCCTGGGCGCAGAGGCTGAAGACCCTCTGGGAGGAGGAGCCCATCCAGTGCTCGCCCCCGTGGTACTTTGGGCAGTGA
- the NQO2 gene encoding ribosyldihydronicotinamide dehydrogenase [quinone] isoform X2, producing the protein MAGKKVLIVYAHQEPRSLNGSLKDVAVAELSQQGCSVIVSDLYAMNFEPRATGKDITGTLSNPGFFNYGVEAHKAYKKQSLSSDIIEEQKKLQEADLVIFQFPLYWFSVPAVLKGWMDRVLCQGFAFDFPGSYDDGFLKGKLAILSLTTGGTASMFSKTGVNGDFRYFLWPLQISFGPEMASEEERKRMVASWAQRLKTLWEEEPIQCSPPWYFGQ; encoded by the exons ATGGCAG GTAAGAAAGTGCTCATCGTCTACGCACACCAAGAGCCCAGGTCTTTGAACGGGTCCCTGAAGGACGTGGCGGTGGCTGAACTGAGCCAGCAGGGCTGCAGCGTCATCGTTTCGGACCTCTATGCCATGAACTTTGAGCCCAGGGCCACAGGGAAGGATATCACTG GCACCCTCTCCAACCCTGGCTTCTTCAACTATGGCGTGGAGGCCCACAAGGCCTACAAGAAGCAGTCTCTGAGCAGTGACATCATTGAGGAGCAGAAGAAGCTTCAGGAGGCCGACCTGGTGATATTCCAG TTCCCGCTGTACTGGTTCAGCGTGCCCGCCGTGCTGAAGGGCTGGATGGACAGGGTGCTCTGTCAGGGCTTTGCCTTCGACTTCCCCGGCTCCTACGATGACGGCTTCCTCAAG GGTAAGCTGGCCATCCTGTCCTTAACCACAGGCGGCACGGCCAGCATGTTCTCCAAGACTGGGGTGAACGGAGACTTCCGGTACTTCCTGTGGCCCCTCCAG ATCAGTTTTGGTCCTGAAATGGCGTccgaagaagaaagaaagaggatggTGGCCTCCTGGGCGCAGAGGCTGAAGACCCTCTGGGAGGAGGAGCCCATCCAGTGCTCGCCCCCGTGGTACTTTGGGCAGTGA